The sequence below is a genomic window from Candidatus Neomarinimicrobiota bacterium.
GTATTCCATCCGGATGGAGTTTAATCGGGAACCCGTATCCATTTGAGATTAAGGTAAGTTTTGATCCCGCAAGTATTTATGGTCCATTAACGTATGGCAAAAAAGGGACGGAAGGCTGGGACTCTGAATCGAATGTTATGTTACCATGGGAAGGTTATGCGGTATATAATCGCACGGATGATTCACTTAATCTAGATATTTTCCCCTTAGATGGTTTAGATGCACCTCAAGAAGTGAATGAAACTGATGGGTGGCAAATCAATATTAGTGCGCACAATGGTGAATTTGGAGATCGCCATAATGCCATTGGTCGTCGAACAAGTGGGTCTGAAGAGTTTGACCAATGGGATAACCCGGAACCACCCAAATTAGATCAATATATTTCATTGGCGATGGATCGAACAGATTGGGGAGTTGAAACATCACTCACAAGTGATATTCGTTCTATGAATGAAACAGACGGCCAATGGAATCTGCATCTTAATACCAAGGGTATTCGCTCGTCTATAAAATTAGATACAAAATTTAAAGGCGATTTTCCTTTATATACTTCCGCCGTGATGTTTGATCCTGTAGAACGAAAGACCTATAACTTATTGGATGAAGTGACTATCGAGATTAATAGAATTAATGATCATTATAATTATCCCCTAACCATATTGGTGGGCTCTCCGGATTATGTAGTGGCCAAAACTGAAGAACTGATTAGCCAACTTCCTGAATCATTTTCATTGGGACAAAATTATCCCAACCCTTTTAACCCGGTGACGAATATTCCATTTACCGTTGCTGTACCGGCTCATGTGCAGATTTCTATTTATAATTTACTCGGACAAAAAGTAACAACCCTTGAGAACCGCTGGTTTGATATGGGGAAATTCCACACCAGTTGGAATGGAAAAGATGCCAATGGTAACACCCTCAGTACGGGTATGTATATTTACAGTTTAGAGTCTAAAGAATTTAGACAGGCAAAAAAACTGGTTCTGTTGAAGTAATCTTCTTTTTTTGTTGTGCCGGAAAATGCAGATGTATTTACGGCTTGTTGCCCTATTCTTTCAAGACCTAGGCTGAGGAAATAAAATCAAAAGCTATTTTAGCACTCTACCTAAATGACTGCTAAAATAGATTGAAATTCCGTCTAATTAATATATAAATTCCGCGCTGCATATTTGCAGAATAATAGTAAATACAAAAATTTAATCATTTAACTAAAAAAACAGGAGATAGCGAAATGGCTCTAAAAGTTAAGCCTTTGGCTGATCGTGTTGTCGTTGAACCGGCTCCGGCTGAAGAAGTTTCCACTGGTGGAATCATTCTTCCCGATACAGCTCAGGAAAAACCACAACAAGGTACAATAATTGCGGCAGGTCCCGGAAAAGTTTCCGATACCGGCAATGCAATTGCAATGGAAGTAAAGAAAGGTGATAAAATCCTCTATGGTAAATATAGCGGAACAGAATTTGCCTTTGAAGGAACAGATTATCTTATCATGCGCGAGAGCGATATTCTCGCTGTCTTATAAGGAGTAATTGAATTATGGCTAAAGAAATCACATACGATCTCGAAGCACGTAACGCCCTGAAATCCGGTGTGGACAAACTTGCGAATGCAGTTAAAGTCACCCTCGGACCTAAAGGTCGTAACGTCGTGATCGAAAAGAAATTTGGCGCACCGACTGTCACCAAAGATGGTGTAACGGTTGCGAAAGAAATAGAATTAGATAATAAACTGGAAAATATTGGCGCTCAGATGGTGAAAGAAGTTGCTTCTAAAACTTCTGACGTTGCGGGTGATGGTACCACAACTGCTACTGTATTGGCTCAAGCACTGGTTGCTGAAGGTCTGAAGAATGTAACAGCTGGTGCCAACCCAATGTCTATCAAACGTGGTGTAGATGC
It includes:
- a CDS encoding T9SS type A sorting domain-containing protein, with translation NWADATEIKIGNGYWVHQRITDDMLFSVGSGASVDLRSHTIRIPSGWSLIGNPYPFEIKVSFDPASIYGPLTYGKKGTEGWDSESNVMLPWEGYAVYNRTDDSLNLDIFPLDGLDAPQEVNETDGWQINISAHNGEFGDRHNAIGRRTSGSEEFDQWDNPEPPKLDQYISLAMDRTDWGVETSLTSDIRSMNETDGQWNLHLNTKGIRSSIKLDTKFKGDFPLYTSAVMFDPVERKTYNLLDEVTIEINRINDHYNYPLTILVGSPDYVVAKTEELISQLPESFSLGQNYPNPFNPVTNIPFTVAVPAHVQISIYNLLGQKVTTLENRWFDMGKFHTSWNGKDANGNTLSTGMYIYSLESKEFRQAKKLVLLK
- the groES gene encoding co-chaperone GroES, which translates into the protein MALKVKPLADRVVVEPAPAEEVSTGGIILPDTAQEKPQQGTIIAAGPGKVSDTGNAIAMEVKKGDKILYGKYSGTEFAFEGTDYLIMRESDILAVL